A genomic stretch from Verrucomicrobiota bacterium includes:
- a CDS encoding TatD family hydrolase produces the protein MRYIEPHAHMVSRTTDDYMSMVVAGCKAVCEPAFWAGFDRSSVNGFYDYFCQLTDYEPKRAAKFKLPHFSWLCINPKEAEDLVLAREVIAMIPDFLGRENVLGIGEIGLNKNSRNELTILEEHVNLAAEHKQLILVHTPHLEDKLKGTKLIVDLIKNDSRIDPGKVLIDHVEEHTVKYVMDAGMWGGLTLYPESKCTSPRAIDILENFGGDRLWMNSACDWGISVPLAVPYAAQEMRRRGYDDEILDQVFFKNPVSFLSQCPNFTVRG, from the coding sequence ATGAGATATATAGAACCACACGCCCATATGGTGAGCCGGACCACCGACGATTACATGTCCATGGTGGTGGCTGGATGCAAAGCCGTTTGCGAACCTGCTTTCTGGGCAGGATTCGATCGGAGCTCGGTCAACGGGTTTTACGACTACTTTTGCCAGCTTACCGATTACGAACCAAAACGAGCTGCCAAATTCAAACTGCCTCATTTCTCCTGGCTCTGCATCAATCCCAAGGAAGCCGAAGACCTGGTGTTAGCCCGGGAAGTGATAGCGATGATACCTGATTTCTTAGGCCGTGAAAATGTGTTGGGCATAGGTGAAATTGGCTTGAATAAAAACAGCCGCAACGAACTTACCATTTTGGAGGAGCACGTGAATCTCGCAGCAGAGCATAAGCAGCTCATTCTCGTTCACACCCCTCACCTGGAAGATAAACTCAAGGGGACCAAACTGATTGTTGATTTGATCAAAAACGACTCCCGTATTGATCCTGGAAAAGTGCTGATCGACCATGTGGAGGAACATACCGTCAAATACGTCATGGACGCGGGCATGTGGGGTGGACTCACTCTGTACCCAGAATCCAAGTGCACCTCTCCCCGAGCCATCGATATTCTTGAAAACTTTGGAGGAGACCGACTCTGGATGAACTCAGCATGCGATTGGGGAATAAGTGTGCCGTTGGCGGTACCTTATGCAGCCCAGGAAATGCGCCGTCGCGGTTACGATGATGAAATACTTGACCAGGTATTTTTCAAGAACCCGGTATCCTTTTTAAGTCAGTGTCCGAACTTTACGGTTCGAGGATGA
- a CDS encoding 3-dehydroquinate synthase, translating into MPEYLPIEYPIQIPYQLRVYFTKGVFDTANPLFRDLSCSRESGIRRKVLIYIDEAVSQSNPDLQSQIEAYFNHHENDLRLMGAHVLKGGESLKNDPNVIDRIYADIEDNRICRHSFVAAIGGGALLDTVGFAASTAHRGIRHLRLPTTTLGQADAGVGVKNGVNFNQKKNFVGAFAPPFAVINDFRFLSSLPAVHMRNGYIEAIKVALIRDAEFFRWIESNVEALKHFENAAMEELIYRCAKHHVAFIATSGDPFEMGSVRPLDFGHWAAHKLEQLSDFALSHGEAVAIGIAIDTLYSEQKGYLSSENAARILNLLKQLDFETYSDYLEKTNGNRFPYVLEGLEEFREHLGGQLTITLLKHVGSRFEVHEIDSEVVLKVIQRLKNL; encoded by the coding sequence ATGCCCGAATATTTACCGATAGAATATCCGATTCAGATCCCTTACCAACTGAGGGTATATTTTACAAAGGGTGTCTTTGATACTGCAAATCCGCTGTTTCGAGATTTGTCCTGCTCCAGAGAGAGTGGAATTCGCAGGAAGGTCCTAATCTATATAGACGAAGCGGTCAGCCAGTCCAACCCCGACCTCCAGAGTCAAATCGAAGCGTATTTCAACCACCATGAAAACGATTTGCGTCTGATGGGGGCCCATGTCCTGAAGGGCGGGGAATCGTTAAAGAATGATCCCAACGTGATTGACCGGATCTATGCAGATATTGAGGACAATCGTATTTGCCGACATAGCTTCGTTGCAGCGATTGGAGGCGGTGCCTTGTTGGATACGGTCGGATTTGCAGCTTCGACTGCCCATCGGGGAATCCGCCACCTGCGTTTGCCAACGACCACTTTGGGTCAAGCCGATGCGGGCGTAGGAGTAAAAAATGGTGTGAACTTCAATCAGAAGAAAAATTTTGTGGGGGCATTCGCTCCGCCATTTGCTGTCATAAATGACTTTAGGTTCCTTTCCTCATTGCCTGCCGTTCACATGAGAAACGGCTACATTGAAGCGATCAAGGTGGCTTTGATTCGAGATGCGGAATTCTTTCGTTGGATTGAAAGCAATGTGGAAGCGTTGAAGCATTTTGAAAACGCTGCGATGGAAGAGCTCATTTACCGGTGCGCGAAACATCACGTGGCGTTCATTGCCACTTCAGGTGATCCTTTCGAAATGGGTTCGGTCCGGCCATTGGATTTTGGCCATTGGGCCGCTCACAAGCTGGAGCAGCTTTCGGACTTTGCGTTAAGTCACGGAGAAGCTGTCGCCATTGGAATCGCCATAGATACCCTTTACTCTGAGCAAAAAGGCTACCTTAGCTCAGAAAACGCTGCCCGTATTTTAAACCTGCTTAAGCAGTTGGATTTCGAGACCTACTCGGACTACCTGGAGAAGACAAATGGCAATCGCTTCCCTTATGTGTTGGAAGGGCTGGAAGAATTCCGCGAACACCTGGGAGGTCAGTTAACCATAACTCTGCTCAAGCATGTTGGCTCACGATTTGAAGTTCACGAAATCGACAGCGAAGTCGTTCTCAAGGTCATCCAACGCTTAAAGAACTTATGA
- the eboE gene encoding metabolite traffic protein EboE, whose product MHLANNSHLAYCTNIHRGSSWAETIDSLDKFALSVRDQVSPDREYAIGLRLGASAAKELSDPVTLLGFQRWLEKNNCYVFTINGFPYGNFHGTRVKDQVYRPDWTSPDRLEYTNLLFDLLCEILPAGMEGSVSTLPGSFKRFITTQEQKTAIFDNLISNAEHIGKLSESKGHDLHLGLEPEPLGYFETSQESVDFFDQLLNHAPDKKDLLLGHLGINYDTCHLAVEYETADESLRRLVEQDIRISKIHLSSALKVADFSKNTLTALSGFCEETYLHQVIARTGNEPLVRYEDLDLALDARAAGQDRADEWRIHFHIPIHAEPQKPLYSTSDHILGTLDFLKEKPEVCRHFEMETYTWEVLPGNLGKTNVVDQLVREYEWTFAEFNARGLGC is encoded by the coding sequence ATGCATTTAGCCAATAATAGTCACCTAGCGTATTGCACCAATATTCACCGGGGAAGCTCTTGGGCCGAGACCATCGACTCGCTTGATAAGTTTGCTCTTTCAGTAAGAGATCAAGTGTCGCCAGATCGCGAATACGCTATTGGCTTAAGACTCGGGGCATCTGCGGCAAAGGAATTGTCAGACCCAGTGACCCTGCTAGGGTTTCAACGGTGGCTGGAGAAAAACAATTGTTACGTTTTTACGATTAATGGGTTTCCTTACGGCAACTTTCACGGCACCAGAGTTAAGGACCAAGTCTACAGACCCGATTGGACATCTCCAGACCGTCTGGAATACACAAACCTGCTCTTTGATCTTCTTTGCGAAATCCTACCAGCTGGCATGGAAGGCAGTGTAAGTACCCTGCCCGGTTCGTTCAAACGCTTCATTACCACTCAGGAACAAAAGACAGCCATCTTCGACAACCTGATCTCCAACGCTGAACATATTGGCAAACTCAGCGAATCAAAAGGCCACGACTTACACCTCGGATTGGAACCGGAACCACTGGGTTATTTTGAAACCAGCCAGGAGTCGGTAGATTTTTTTGATCAATTACTGAACCATGCTCCCGACAAGAAAGATCTGCTCCTTGGCCACCTGGGAATTAATTATGATACCTGCCACCTGGCAGTTGAGTATGAAACGGCTGATGAATCGTTACGACGCCTTGTGGAACAGGATATAAGAATCAGCAAGATCCACTTGAGTTCCGCCTTAAAAGTTGCCGATTTCTCAAAAAATACCTTAACAGCCCTAAGCGGGTTTTGTGAAGAAACGTATCTACACCAGGTGATTGCACGAACGGGAAATGAACCGCTCGTACGATACGAAGATCTCGACCTGGCGCTCGACGCCCGCGCAGCTGGCCAAGATAGGGCAGATGAATGGCGCATCCATTTTCATATCCCTATTCACGCAGAGCCGCAAAAACCACTGTACTCAACCAGCGACCACATTTTGGGTACTCTGGACTTTCTTAAGGAAAAGCCGGAAGTCTGCCGTCATTTTGAAATGGAAACCTACACTTGGGAGGTTTTGCCCGGTAATTTAGGTAAAACCAATGTGGTCGACCAGTTAGTCAGAGAGTATGAGTGGACGTTTGCGGAGTTTAATGCGCGTGGACTAGGCTGCTAA
- a CDS encoding UbiA family prenyltransferase, whose translation MTDFRSWLVLGRVSNLSTVWSNALCAWILGGGGNHQTIAWLLVGLSLLYVGGMYLNDFFDVSFDNKFRPERPIPAGKVKRSTVLIAAISMFGIGMGCLSMGGQHALLFGLLLLGLIVVYNIVHKHTVLGVPLMAACRMGIYLTVGAASVTGVTPSIWGAGFLMFLYVLGITALARNESNSVSGSAVGSAFLICPLIGVIYLAGPPYIPVFPVFLLILTLWMARTFSNARATGEFIVGKTIGPLLAGICLMDLAILSSMHLVTLPILGLLLAFFVIALIAQRRIPAT comes from the coding sequence ATGACTGATTTCCGATCATGGCTGGTTTTGGGCCGCGTATCCAACTTATCGACTGTTTGGTCCAATGCGCTTTGCGCCTGGATTTTGGGAGGAGGAGGAAACCATCAGACAATTGCCTGGCTTTTGGTTGGGCTAAGCCTCCTCTACGTTGGAGGCATGTATCTGAACGATTTCTTTGACGTATCGTTCGACAATAAATTCCGACCTGAGCGTCCAATCCCGGCCGGAAAGGTCAAACGCTCGACCGTTCTCATTGCCGCTATTTCCATGTTCGGCATAGGTATGGGCTGCCTCTCGATGGGTGGACAACATGCGCTACTTTTTGGACTCCTTCTGCTCGGGCTAATCGTAGTTTACAATATTGTTCATAAACATACGGTCTTGGGGGTTCCGCTCATGGCAGCCTGCCGGATGGGAATTTACCTCACGGTTGGGGCCGCCTCCGTTACGGGAGTCACACCTTCGATCTGGGGTGCTGGATTTCTCATGTTTCTTTACGTGCTTGGCATTACCGCTTTAGCCAGAAACGAATCGAATTCAGTCTCGGGTTCTGCCGTAGGATCTGCATTTCTGATCTGCCCATTAATCGGAGTTATCTATCTGGCAGGGCCTCCTTACATTCCAGTCTTTCCGGTTTTCTTGTTAATACTCACTCTTTGGATGGCACGCACTTTTTCAAATGCCCGAGCGACCGGGGAATTTATCGTAGGAAAAACGATCGGACCTCTTTTGGCCGGAATTTGTCTAATGGACTTGGCAATCCTCTCGAGTATGCATCTAGTGACTCTTCCCATTCTGGGACTCCTGCTTGCATTTTTCGTCATAGCGTTAATTGCTCAGCGTCGCATCCCAGCTACCTAA
- a CDS encoding amino acid adenylation domain-containing protein: MKKSVLSPTRASTNLVEQLNNTFASYSKNIAIETDKVRVSYGQLEIWVQQLIHKIQPALTDAEPRIAVLSDHPLEYIAAMLAAFRLGALYVPMDPSFPKLRFEQILSEVRPTLILLGDMEKTPDLGENYETMEMPTFTGETETTFDPLPERTISEEAPAYLFFTSGSTGKPKGIVGKLSSLRHFSQWEADEFNLNSDSTISQFTTPTFDAFLRDVITPLSIGGTICIPPQRPAMMGAEALWDWIESKQISLIHCVPSLFSALLEGTWKSRVLCSLKHILLAGEALPLRQAENWINHFHQRIELVNLYGSTETTMVKLFHRIRKRDVEGGFIPVGQPMSETEVVILNDQKQICQVNEIGEIFIATAHRTLGYFNQPEATAQVFIDNPYTTDLAYATGDLGTVLPDGNIRLFGRKDRQVKVGGVRIEPEEVESALLKIVAIKACAVTVNTLVEHRGNLITKEAVQNTIQSGNPQAGLTGYLVLKEQITISEIRKQLADHLPSAAIPRTFFSVEDLPRNTNGKIDYFKLGEMNTAKVIRDQIFEPPISEVERTVARLWESVLNVPTIGRHDDFFTLGGDSLTAMQVMNRMREFYNGSTRITDLLTQPSLKDFCQIVEKQQLDRPIAQKGSWVNLDANSETTYPLTPAQKGLWFLWKMDPESPYYTCQGIIHIKGRFDENALQESWSLLQQRHDILRVRFGNVSGSPTQHFVNNSEPWVLGPKVDHLEGKEAVQKIRDLAKKEAQTAFNLEDDSLLRVKLYKIGADHHALQLTMHEITIDLWGIRILLNDLAALYEQALNKHQLLLESKGPSFRQFLLWQDSHKRSGSLDETYWKSELSGQLPVLNLPLDRPRSPKPNYQGKTIHCLLDEELTEKLKSLSQEQGNTLYVTLLAGFFWTLHRYSGQEDIIVGSPIAQRNQAESEDLIGFFLNMLPIRLTVKPHQSVRHFISSIRKKVNGAIEASEYSFTNMLEWAQSVRDTSISPVFQVMFNMLSYTDRKLEFSDFSLGYESLETGHTKYDFSMYAQEYGGKLFLQIAYQTELFDESTMQRFLKNLETFYRSIVEGIDPPLNEIESLHPTEKKQLMTIAKGPTMEIADDRSLITIFQDQVGLIPNATALIHQGKVLSYSELNTLTDQLARVLAHSGNTFETPVAISQTRSFHMVAAILAVMKMGATYVYLDPQYPEARNRAMLEDIDPSLLIADEPEAFEKYEKKIIPWGERLEIHYAEGDKSVDVVPKRNDLFSIVYTSASTGRPKGVQVRERAVLNRLQWMWEAHPFSDIDVMLLQKSLSLVASSWECLGGLLAGVPTVIADHDTVIDPAALASLCNQQNVTRIYGSPALFAGVMAQRKKSPGNFISLKLAFSSAEPISPSQVQEWSVLFPSIPLFNLYGSSECSSNALSYDCSHFDPGSTRVPIGKPLPNINTFVLDKDLRLVPKGAAGELCISGTCLAAGYQNLPKETEEKFIQVNPDRFGGPVLYKTGDLVRLGQNNQLEYLGRNDFQIKIRGFRIELEEVENCLASIPEIEACVVCVDSSIPEEPKMIAFVQCDNATIEKDLRQTLRKQLPDYMIPSQFVFLPNLPRTASGKIDRSSLKTPSAQDLNTNSPETADIGSLESSMALLWRQHLANPNLGVDDNFFDLGGHSLLAAKLFSEIEKLTGKAFPLSALYRAPTIRELCRLLEEDGLTNLWSSLVPMNQGTSKPPLFCLPPWGGSAYFFRYLTKYLNKDQPFYTLESCHNQERETTSETLNELIQKNFDEIMSFYPEGPLFLCGFSGGGVIAWELANRLTAHGRTVDNVILFDTSYPRHTPNFIRKMNSAERYKSKARGLVYSIRRLNGWHKLWFLIETVFMKVKWHLIPQTSEQKEAIEQEVNSMETKRSFFTNYSASNYAGKVTIFKAKERRLETLSDPTLGWSEHTEREIELCEVPGSHNTMLIDPNGETLCMRLQTLLTKHG, encoded by the coding sequence ATGAAAAAGAGTGTCTTGTCTCCAACCAGAGCCTCCACAAATTTAGTTGAGCAACTAAACAACACGTTTGCATCCTATTCGAAAAACATCGCGATCGAGACTGATAAAGTCCGAGTTTCGTACGGGCAATTGGAAATCTGGGTACAGCAGCTTATCCATAAAATCCAACCTGCTCTAACGGATGCGGAGCCTCGAATAGCTGTCCTTTCGGATCATCCGTTGGAATATATTGCGGCAATGCTTGCAGCATTTCGGTTAGGAGCACTTTACGTCCCAATGGATCCAAGTTTCCCAAAGCTAAGATTTGAACAAATACTCAGCGAAGTAAGACCCACCCTTATTCTTCTGGGAGATATGGAAAAAACTCCCGACCTTGGCGAAAATTACGAGACGATGGAGATGCCAACTTTTACGGGCGAAACGGAAACCACCTTCGATCCACTTCCTGAACGAACTATTTCAGAAGAAGCACCCGCATACCTTTTCTTCACCTCGGGTTCGACCGGAAAACCAAAAGGCATTGTTGGAAAACTTTCCAGTCTTCGACACTTTTCACAATGGGAAGCCGATGAATTCAATTTAAATAGCGACTCAACCATCAGCCAATTCACAACTCCAACTTTCGATGCATTTTTACGCGACGTGATTACGCCATTGAGTATTGGCGGAACCATATGCATCCCTCCGCAACGTCCTGCCATGATGGGCGCTGAAGCACTCTGGGACTGGATAGAGTCCAAGCAGATTTCATTGATACATTGCGTCCCCTCTCTTTTTTCCGCACTGCTTGAAGGGACTTGGAAAAGCAGGGTCCTTTGCTCCTTAAAGCATATCCTCTTAGCTGGAGAGGCATTACCACTTAGACAGGCAGAGAATTGGATTAATCATTTCCACCAAAGGATTGAATTGGTCAACCTGTATGGATCGACTGAAACCACAATGGTGAAGTTGTTCCACCGCATCAGAAAGCGCGATGTGGAGGGCGGCTTTATACCAGTTGGACAGCCCATGTCGGAAACTGAAGTCGTTATTCTCAATGACCAAAAGCAAATCTGCCAAGTCAATGAAATCGGTGAAATATTTATAGCTACTGCCCATCGAACTCTTGGTTACTTCAATCAACCCGAAGCAACCGCACAAGTATTTATAGATAATCCTTACACAACAGACTTAGCCTACGCGACAGGTGATTTGGGAACCGTTCTTCCCGACGGGAACATCCGTTTATTTGGCCGTAAAGACCGGCAAGTGAAGGTGGGAGGAGTAAGGATTGAACCGGAAGAGGTTGAAAGTGCGTTACTCAAAATAGTGGCTATCAAAGCTTGCGCAGTCACAGTGAATACGCTGGTTGAACATAGAGGAAACCTCATTACCAAAGAAGCGGTTCAAAACACAATCCAATCAGGTAATCCTCAAGCGGGTTTGACCGGGTATTTAGTACTGAAAGAACAAATCACCATTTCCGAGATCCGTAAGCAACTTGCGGATCATTTACCTTCCGCTGCTATCCCTCGCACCTTCTTTTCCGTCGAAGATCTTCCAAGAAACACGAATGGGAAAATCGATTATTTCAAGCTTGGCGAAATGAATACGGCCAAAGTCATACGCGATCAAATATTCGAGCCACCCATATCAGAGGTAGAACGGACCGTCGCAAGGTTGTGGGAATCGGTATTGAATGTACCGACAATCGGTAGACACGACGACTTCTTTACCCTTGGCGGTGATTCTCTTACTGCAATGCAGGTCATGAATCGGATGAGAGAATTTTATAACGGCTCAACAAGAATTACAGATTTACTCACCCAACCGTCATTAAAAGATTTCTGTCAAATCGTTGAGAAACAACAACTCGATCGACCAATAGCACAAAAAGGGAGTTGGGTAAATTTAGACGCAAATTCCGAAACGACCTACCCTTTAACTCCAGCGCAAAAAGGGTTATGGTTCCTCTGGAAAATGGATCCGGAAAGCCCTTACTACACATGCCAAGGCATCATACATATTAAAGGTAGATTTGACGAGAACGCCCTCCAGGAATCCTGGAGCCTATTGCAGCAACGCCACGATATATTGAGAGTTCGCTTTGGTAATGTATCCGGTTCACCGACACAGCACTTCGTTAACAACTCAGAACCCTGGGTATTGGGACCCAAAGTAGATCATCTGGAAGGAAAGGAGGCGGTTCAAAAGATCAGAGATTTAGCTAAAAAAGAGGCCCAAACAGCATTCAACCTGGAAGACGATAGTTTACTCCGGGTCAAACTATACAAAATCGGAGCTGATCACCATGCCTTGCAGTTGACCATGCATGAAATCACCATCGACCTTTGGGGTATTAGAATCCTGCTCAATGACCTCGCGGCCTTATATGAGCAAGCGCTCAACAAGCATCAATTGCTGCTTGAATCCAAGGGTCCCAGTTTCAGGCAATTTCTTCTCTGGCAGGATTCACACAAGCGTTCAGGCAGCTTGGACGAAACCTATTGGAAATCCGAGCTGAGTGGACAACTCCCGGTTTTGAATTTGCCACTTGATCGTCCTCGATCTCCAAAGCCAAATTATCAGGGGAAAACAATACATTGCCTATTGGATGAAGAGCTAACGGAGAAATTGAAGTCCCTGAGCCAGGAACAAGGAAATACCTTATATGTCACACTTTTAGCCGGTTTCTTTTGGACTCTTCACCGATACTCGGGACAAGAGGACATTATTGTAGGTAGTCCAATTGCCCAAAGAAATCAGGCCGAAAGCGAAGACTTAATAGGATTCTTTTTAAACATGCTTCCCATTAGGCTAACGGTGAAACCTCATCAATCGGTCAGACATTTTATCAGTTCGATAAGAAAAAAAGTAAACGGTGCCATAGAAGCATCCGAATACTCATTCACCAACATGCTGGAATGGGCTCAATCCGTCAGAGACACAAGTATATCTCCGGTATTTCAGGTCATGTTTAACATGCTAAGCTACACAGATCGAAAACTGGAGTTCAGCGATTTCTCTCTCGGTTATGAAAGTCTGGAAACAGGACATACCAAGTATGATTTTTCAATGTATGCCCAAGAGTACGGAGGAAAATTATTTCTTCAAATCGCCTACCAAACAGAGCTCTTCGATGAAAGCACCATGCAAAGATTCCTCAAAAATCTGGAAACTTTCTATCGCTCCATAGTTGAAGGAATTGATCCCCCCTTGAATGAAATCGAATCTTTGCACCCTACCGAGAAGAAGCAGTTAATGACAATCGCCAAGGGGCCGACCATGGAAATCGCTGACGACCGTTCCTTAATCACAATTTTTCAGGACCAGGTTGGATTAATTCCTAACGCTACTGCTTTGATTCACCAGGGTAAGGTGCTCAGCTACAGTGAGCTCAACACATTGACTGACCAACTTGCCCGAGTGCTCGCCCATTCGGGCAACACTTTTGAAACGCCAGTTGCAATCTCACAAACTCGATCCTTCCATATGGTTGCTGCCATTTTGGCAGTAATGAAAATGGGAGCCACCTACGTGTATCTTGATCCTCAATACCCAGAAGCAAGGAACCGCGCCATGCTTGAAGATATAGACCCCAGCCTCCTCATTGCCGACGAACCTGAAGCATTTGAAAAATACGAAAAGAAAATTATCCCATGGGGCGAGAGGCTGGAGATTCATTACGCAGAAGGCGACAAATCAGTCGATGTAGTTCCTAAAAGAAATGACTTGTTCAGCATTGTTTACACCTCAGCATCGACCGGAAGACCGAAAGGAGTTCAGGTAAGAGAGCGTGCAGTTCTAAATCGACTTCAATGGATGTGGGAAGCACACCCATTCTCTGACATCGATGTAATGCTCCTTCAAAAATCACTAAGTCTTGTTGCTTCTTCATGGGAGTGTTTGGGCGGACTGTTAGCTGGAGTTCCAACCGTGATTGCAGATCATGATACCGTCATAGATCCCGCAGCCTTGGCCTCCCTATGTAATCAACAAAATGTAACCCGAATCTACGGATCACCAGCCCTGTTCGCGGGAGTCATGGCTCAAAGAAAAAAGTCTCCAGGTAACTTCATTTCACTCAAACTTGCTTTTAGCAGTGCAGAACCCATCTCACCCTCACAAGTGCAAGAGTGGAGTGTACTTTTCCCATCCATTCCATTATTTAATTTGTACGGTTCGTCAGAATGTTCATCCAACGCTTTGTCCTATGATTGCAGCCATTTCGACCCTGGTTCCACAAGAGTGCCGATTGGGAAACCGCTGCCAAACATCAATACCTTTGTTCTGGATAAAGATCTTCGACTCGTCCCCAAGGGTGCCGCCGGCGAGTTATGCATTAGCGGAACTTGCTTGGCAGCTGGTTATCAAAACTTGCCTAAGGAAACTGAAGAAAAATTTATCCAGGTGAACCCTGATCGATTTGGTGGACCTGTTCTATATAAAACCGGCGACCTGGTACGCCTGGGACAAAATAACCAATTGGAATACCTTGGGAGAAATGATTTTCAAATTAAGATTCGAGGTTTCCGGATTGAACTGGAAGAAGTAGAAAATTGTTTAGCTTCAATCCCAGAAATTGAAGCATGCGTTGTTTGCGTAGATTCCTCTATCCCGGAGGAACCCAAAATGATCGCCTTCGTTCAATGCGACAATGCTACCATTGAGAAGGACCTAAGACAAACGCTTAGGAAGCAATTGCCCGATTATATGATACCCAGTCAGTTTGTGTTCCTCCCCAATCTTCCCCGTACAGCAAGCGGGAAAATTGATAGAAGCTCACTCAAAACACCTTCAGCCCAGGACCTAAACACGAATTCTCCTGAAACAGCAGATATCGGATCCCTAGAATCCAGCATGGCACTTTTATGGCGACAACATTTGGCAAATCCAAATCTCGGTGTTGATGATAACTTCTTCGATCTGGGTGGACATTCCCTTCTGGCCGCAAAATTATTTTCTGAAATAGAAAAATTGACCGGTAAAGCATTCCCGTTGAGCGCATTATACCGCGCACCAACAATCCGTGAGTTATGTCGATTGTTGGAAGAGGATGGTCTGACGAATCTTTGGAGTTCATTAGTTCCCATGAACCAAGGAACATCCAAGCCTCCATTATTCTGTTTGCCGCCATGGGGCGGCAGCGCCTATTTTTTTAGATACCTGACGAAATACCTGAATAAAGACCAACCTTTTTATACCTTGGAATCATGTCATAATCAGGAACGTGAAACAACGTCCGAGACATTGAATGAATTGATTCAGAAAAATTTCGACGAAATCATGTCTTTTTATCCTGAAGGCCCGCTGTTTCTATGCGGATTTTCAGGAGGTGGAGTTATTGCCTGGGAACTTGCAAACCGACTCACAGCTCACGGACGTACGGTAGACAATGTGATCCTGTTCGACACCTCATATCCGAGACACACACCCAATTTCATTCGAAAAATGAATTCCGCAGAAAGGTATAAATCCAAGGCCCGAGGGTTGGTTTATTCAATCCGCCGGCTGAACGGATGGCACAAACTTTGGTTTCTAATTGAGACAGTTTTTATGAAAGTAAAGTGGCACTTAATTCCTCAAACGAGTGAGCAGAAAGAGGCGATTGAACAGGAAGTAAATTCAATGGAAACGAAGCGGTCTTTCTTCACGAATTATTCAGCCTCAAATTACGCAGGAAAAGTAACCATATTTAAAGCCAAAGAACGCCGCCTGGAGACCCTGTCGGATCCAACATTGGGATGGTCGGAACACACTGAACGTGAAATCGAATTATGCGAAGTACCCGGTAGTCACAACACCATGTTGATCGATCCTAATGGAGAAACACTTTGTATGAGATTACAGACACTCCTGACTAAACACGGTTAA